The nucleotide window GTCGACGACCTCAACGGCCGCAGCGAGAAGCGGGTGATCAAGACCTGGTCGCGCCGTTCGACGATCATCCCCGACATGGTTGGCCACACCATCGCCGTCCACGACGGACGCAAGCACGTTCCCGTGTACATCACCGAGTCGATGGTCGGCCACAAGCTC belongs to Acidimicrobiales bacterium and includes:
- the rpsS gene encoding 30S ribosomal protein S19, whose translation is MPRSLKKGPFVDDHLLRRVDDLNGRSEKRVIKTWSRRSTIIPDMVGHTIAVHDGRKHVPVYITESMVGHKLGEFAPTRTFRYHAGQERAGRR